The following are encoded in a window of Haemorhous mexicanus isolate bHaeMex1 chromosome 7, bHaeMex1.pri, whole genome shotgun sequence genomic DNA:
- the ANKRD22 gene encoding ankyrin repeat domain-containing protein 22 isoform X2, with protein sequence MGILYSEPICQAAYNNDFNKVHLLLESNSNYLNVQDSFLGDTPLICACRQGNNRIVDYLLRKHADVNLRNKKGCTCLHYAVRKRFTFLDYVLIIILMPVMLIGYLLMVSKTKQNEHLVKMLLRAGVDVNATDSSGSTALHYACEMKNQAVIPLLLEAHADTSVKNQDGETPLDIARRLQFYNIESMIRKDS encoded by the exons ATGGGCATACTCTATTCAGAG CCCATCTGTCAGGCAGCTTATAACAACGATTTCAACAAAGTTCATCTCCTTTTGGAGAGCAACAGCAACTATTTGAATGTCCAGGACAGCTTCCTTGGAGACACCCCTTTAATTTGTGCATGTAGACAAGGAAACAACAGGATAGTTGACTATCTTCTTAGGAAACATGCTGATGTCAACCTCAGAAATAAG AAGGGCTGCACTTGCCTCCATTACGCTGTGAGGAAACGGTTCACCTTCCTTGACTATGTGCTCATCATAATCCTCATGCCAGTTATGCTTATTGGGTACCTTCTCATG GTCTCAAAGACAAAACAGAATGAACACCTGGTCAAGATGTTGCTTAGAGCTGGAGTGGATGTGAATGCTACAGACTCT tctggcagcacagcccttcaCTATGCTTGTGAAATGAAAAACCAGGCAGTCATTCCTCTACTGCTTGAAGCTCATGCAGACACTTCTGTAAAGAATCAG GATGGGGAGACTCCCTTAGATATAGCGAGAAGATTACAGTTCTACAACATTGAAAGCATGATAAGAAAAGATTCTTAG
- the ANKRD22 gene encoding ankyrin repeat domain-containing protein 22 isoform X3, translating to MGILYSEPICQAAYNNDFNKVHLLLESNSNYLNVQDSFLGDTPLICACRQGNNRIVDYLLRKHADVNLRNKVSKTKQNEHLVKMLLRAGVDVNATDSSGSTALHYACEMKNQAVIPLLLEAHADTSVKNQDGETPLDIARRLQFYNIESMIRKDS from the exons ATGGGCATACTCTATTCAGAG CCCATCTGTCAGGCAGCTTATAACAACGATTTCAACAAAGTTCATCTCCTTTTGGAGAGCAACAGCAACTATTTGAATGTCCAGGACAGCTTCCTTGGAGACACCCCTTTAATTTGTGCATGTAGACAAGGAAACAACAGGATAGTTGACTATCTTCTTAGGAAACATGCTGATGTCAACCTCAGAAATAAG GTCTCAAAGACAAAACAGAATGAACACCTGGTCAAGATGTTGCTTAGAGCTGGAGTGGATGTGAATGCTACAGACTCT tctggcagcacagcccttcaCTATGCTTGTGAAATGAAAAACCAGGCAGTCATTCCTCTACTGCTTGAAGCTCATGCAGACACTTCTGTAAAGAATCAG GATGGGGAGACTCCCTTAGATATAGCGAGAAGATTACAGTTCTACAACATTGAAAGCATGATAAGAAAAGATTCTTAG
- the ANKRD22 gene encoding ankyrin repeat domain-containing protein 22 isoform X1, whose amino-acid sequence MNIIFSLQPICQAAYNNDFNKVHLLLESNSNYLNVQDSFLGDTPLICACRQGNNRIVDYLLRKHADVNLRNKKGCTCLHYAVRKRFTFLDYVLIIILMPVMLIGYLLMVSKTKQNEHLVKMLLRAGVDVNATDSSGSTALHYACEMKNQAVIPLLLEAHADTSVKNQDGETPLDIARRLQFYNIESMIRKDS is encoded by the exons ATGAATATTATCTTCTCACTTCAGCCCATCTGTCAGGCAGCTTATAACAACGATTTCAACAAAGTTCATCTCCTTTTGGAGAGCAACAGCAACTATTTGAATGTCCAGGACAGCTTCCTTGGAGACACCCCTTTAATTTGTGCATGTAGACAAGGAAACAACAGGATAGTTGACTATCTTCTTAGGAAACATGCTGATGTCAACCTCAGAAATAAG AAGGGCTGCACTTGCCTCCATTACGCTGTGAGGAAACGGTTCACCTTCCTTGACTATGTGCTCATCATAATCCTCATGCCAGTTATGCTTATTGGGTACCTTCTCATG GTCTCAAAGACAAAACAGAATGAACACCTGGTCAAGATGTTGCTTAGAGCTGGAGTGGATGTGAATGCTACAGACTCT tctggcagcacagcccttcaCTATGCTTGTGAAATGAAAAACCAGGCAGTCATTCCTCTACTGCTTGAAGCTCATGCAGACACTTCTGTAAAGAATCAG GATGGGGAGACTCCCTTAGATATAGCGAGAAGATTACAGTTCTACAACATTGAAAGCATGATAAGAAAAGATTCTTAG